From a single Candoia aspera isolate rCanAsp1 chromosome 10, rCanAsp1.hap2, whole genome shotgun sequence genomic region:
- the FAM187B gene encoding protein FAM187B, giving the protein MSCWAPLRALFLSLFITIAQGSHYEGYSLGQPCLPLHPCMLAFISDNPVILRCPRSSNRGYITWQYLDPSWTNEQPLTFLRSGGLSWPLLNHAKLQRLRFKSRLIASNLYIPSPSTEDSGLYTCRAGDATIGYYDVDFQDAGHLHVSHAGLGETTLSNATVELENGAQATLFTSWSPWQSCDRCGHSGERKQVGFCYAQLTTMDHEEEMPLPCGIARQKYLMLPQRAPELRIETCQVPCDTPYLLGQEQPHWVPFLVFSTYHPQQKAIARLRCPTSSIYSPVYWQVGLTTLTRLQLLQKNSSQSLDKATGGGILHLSFQNDSHSTFYQCFVNGHLVGKFLVAPPGAVSPPGELAHTYSIIEALVVGLSIFLVFLMFLSIIQSCRRKPGTTMV; this is encoded by the exons ATGTCCTGTTGGGCACCCTTGAGGGCTTTGTTTCTGAGTCTGTTCATAACTATCGCTCAAGGTAGCCATTATGAGGGCTACTCGCTGGGCCAGCCGTGTCTCCCTCTCCATCCTTGCATGTTAGCTTTTATCTCCGACAACCCTGTGATCCTACGTTGCCCACGCTCTTCCAACAGAGGGTACATCACCTGGCAATACCTTGACCCATCTTGGACCAATGAGCAGCCACTGACCTTCCTACGCTCAGGGGGGCTTTCTTGGCCCTTGCTCAACCATGCCAAGTTGCAGAGACTACGTTTCAAATCCCGACTGATTGCCAGCAACCTGTATATTCCAAGTCCCAGCACAGAAGATTCTGGGTTGTACACCTGCCGTGCAGGAGACGCCACCATTGGCTATTATGATGTTGATTTTCAGGATGCCGGGCACCTCCATGTCTCACACGCGGGCCTGGGGGAGACCACCTTGAGCAATGCTACAGTGGAGCTAGAAAATGGAGCACAGGCTACCCTGTTCACCTCCTGGAGTCCTTGGCAGTCTTGCGATCGCTGTGGCCATTCTGGGGAACGGAAGCAAGTGGGGTTTTGTTATGCCCAGCTGACTACAATGGACCATGAGGAGGAAATGCCATTGCCTTGTGGAATAGCTAGGCAGAAGTACTTGATGTTGCCACAACGGGCACCAGAACTGAGAATAGAAACCTGCCAAGTGCCCTGTGACACACCTTACTTGCTTGGCCAAGAGCAGCCCCACTGGGTACCATTCCTGGTCTTCTCCACCTACCATCCCCAACAAAAAGCCATTGCTCGCCTTCGCTGCCCAACATCTTCCATATACAG CCCTGTTTACTGGCAGGTAGGCCTCACAACGCTGACCCGCCTTCAACTTCTCCAGAAGAACAGTTCCCAGAGCCTGGACAAAGCTACTGGTGGTGGGATCCTACATCTCTCCTTCCAGAACGACTCACACAGCACTTTTTACCAGTGTTTCGTGAATGGCCACTTAGTGGGCAAGTTTTTGGTTGCCCCTCCTGGTGCTGTGAGCCCACCAGGGGAGCTGGCTCACACTTACTCCATCATTGAGGCATTGGTGGTGGGCCTCTCCATATTCCTTGTGTTCCTGATGTTTCTCAGCATAATCCAGTCCTGCAGAAGGAAACCAGGAACTACCATGGTCTAG